From Streptomyces sp. 6-11-2, one genomic window encodes:
- a CDS encoding GntR family transcriptional regulator — MSLAVKQPPAADRVYTHVKQAVLDRSYEGGTLLTEGELAEAVGVSRTPVREALLRLEVEGLIKLYPKKGALVLPVSAQEIADVVETRQLVEEYAARKAVPASPGLIERLEELLQKQKKQAAAGDFAAAAVTDRCFHAEIVRSGGNEILSRLYDQLRDRQLRMGVAVMHSHPDRLAKTLAEHEQILDALRSGDAEAAVDVVHRHVNWFSHLARGEVR, encoded by the coding sequence ATGAGCCTGGCCGTGAAACAGCCCCCCGCCGCCGATCGTGTGTACACACACGTCAAGCAAGCGGTCCTGGACCGCAGTTACGAGGGCGGCACCCTGCTGACCGAGGGGGAGCTGGCCGAGGCCGTCGGGGTCTCGCGCACGCCCGTGCGCGAGGCGCTGCTGCGGCTGGAGGTCGAGGGGCTCATCAAGCTCTACCCGAAGAAGGGGGCTCTCGTCCTGCCGGTCTCCGCGCAGGAGATCGCCGACGTGGTCGAGACCCGGCAGCTGGTCGAGGAGTACGCGGCCCGGAAGGCCGTCCCCGCGTCGCCGGGGCTCATCGAGCGGCTCGAGGAACTGCTCCAGAAGCAGAAGAAGCAGGCCGCCGCCGGTGACTTCGCGGCGGCCGCCGTCACCGACCGCTGCTTCCACGCCGAGATCGTCCGCAGTGGCGGCAACGAGATCCTGTCCCGGCTCTACGACCAGTTGCGCGACCGGCAGCTGCGCATGGGCGTCGCCGTCATGCACTCCCACCCCGACCGGCTCGCCAAGACGCTCGCCGAGCACGAGCAGATCCTGGACGCGCTGCGCTCGGGGGACGCGGAGGCGGCCGTCGACGTCGTGCACCGGCACGTCAACTGGTTCTCCCACCTCGCCCGGGGGGAGGTCCGGTGA
- a CDS encoding D-alanyl-D-alanine carboxypeptidase family protein, translated as MKTGIQGIRIRRAAAVAVTTSAVLAAGALTAAPAQAVTTPTIVAKGGYVMDDATGKSLYGKAADTKRSTGSTTKIMTAKVVLAQPNLNLDAKVTIQKAYSDYVVKNNASQAHLIVGDKVTVRQLLYGLMLPSGCDAAYALADKYGSGSTRDARVKSFIGKMNSTAKSLGMTNTRFDSFDGIGKGSNYSTPRDLTKLARSAMKSSTFRTIVKTKSYTAKTVTKTGSTRTMGKWTNTNTLLSSYSGAIGVKTGSGPQAGACLVFAATRNGRTVIGTVLASSTYAQRATDATKLLNYGFAKKV; from the coding sequence TTGAAAACCGGCATCCAGGGCATCCGTATCCGCAGAGCCGCCGCAGTCGCCGTGACCACGAGCGCCGTGCTCGCCGCCGGGGCCCTCACCGCGGCACCCGCGCAGGCCGTCACCACGCCGACGATCGTGGCCAAGGGCGGCTACGTGATGGACGACGCGACCGGCAAGTCCCTCTACGGCAAGGCCGCGGACACCAAGCGCTCCACCGGCTCCACCACGAAGATCATGACCGCCAAGGTCGTGCTGGCCCAGCCGAATCTGAACCTCGACGCCAAGGTCACCATCCAGAAGGCGTACAGCGACTACGTCGTCAAGAACAACGCCTCCCAGGCCCACCTGATCGTCGGCGACAAGGTGACCGTCCGTCAGCTGCTGTACGGCCTGATGCTGCCCTCGGGCTGCGACGCCGCGTACGCGCTGGCCGACAAGTACGGTTCGGGCTCGACGCGGGACGCGCGCGTGAAGTCCTTCATCGGCAAGATGAACAGCACCGCCAAGAGCCTCGGCATGACGAACACGCGCTTCGACTCGTTCGACGGCATCGGCAAGGGCAGCAACTACTCGACGCCGCGTGACCTGACGAAGCTGGCGCGCAGCGCGATGAAGAGCTCCACGTTCCGTACGATCGTGAAGACGAAGTCGTACACCGCCAAGACCGTCACCAAGACGGGCAGCACCCGCACGATGGGCAAGTGGACGAACACGAACACCCTGCTCAGCAGCTACAGCGGCGCGATCGGCGTGAAGACGGGCTCCGGTCCCCAGGCCGGGGCCTGCCTCGTCTTCGCCGCCACCAGGAACGGCAGGACCGTCATCGGTACGGTTCTGGCCTCGTCCACGTACGCGCAGCGCGCGACGGACGCGACGAAGCTCCTGAACTACGGGTTCGCCAAGAAGGTCTGA
- a CDS encoding dihydrolipoamide acetyltransferase family protein, with product MTTMTDASVREFKMPDVGEGLTEAEILKWYVQPGDTVTDGQVVCEVETAKAAVELPIPYDGVVRELHFAEGTTVDVGTSIIAVQVAGAAPAEVPAQAAPVAEPKTEQDPDGEEKPQGRQPVLVGYGVSVSSTKRRPRKGPEAAAAPAATAPRPELNGHGTVAPAAVAAPAGPRPLAKPPVRKLAKDLGVDLATVVPSGPDGIITREDVHAAVAAPAAPTTPEPAAAPAPVAAAPAPAVSYDGVRETRVPVKGVRKATAAAMVGSAFTAPHVTEFVTVDVTRTMKLVEELKQDKDMQGLRVNPLLLIAKALLVAIKRNPEINASWDEAAQEIVLKHYVNLGIAAATPRGLIVPNIKDAHAKTLPQLAEALGELVATAREGRTSPAAMQGGTVTITNVGVFGVDTGTPILNPGESAILAVGAIKLQPWVHKGKVKPRQVTTLALSFDHRLVDGELGSKVLADVAAILEQPKRLITWA from the coding sequence GTGACGACGATGACCGATGCGTCCGTGCGTGAGTTCAAGATGCCGGATGTCGGCGAGGGTCTGACCGAGGCGGAGATCCTCAAGTGGTACGTCCAGCCCGGTGACACGGTCACCGACGGCCAGGTGGTCTGCGAGGTCGAGACCGCCAAGGCGGCCGTCGAACTGCCCATCCCCTACGACGGGGTGGTGCGCGAGCTGCACTTCGCCGAGGGCACCACGGTGGACGTGGGCACGTCCATCATCGCGGTGCAGGTGGCGGGCGCGGCCCCGGCCGAGGTACCGGCGCAGGCCGCTCCGGTGGCCGAGCCGAAGACCGAGCAGGACCCGGACGGGGAGGAGAAGCCGCAGGGCCGCCAGCCGGTGCTGGTGGGCTACGGCGTCTCGGTGTCCTCCACCAAGCGCCGTCCGCGCAAGGGCCCGGAGGCCGCGGCCGCCCCGGCGGCGACGGCACCCCGGCCGGAGCTGAACGGCCACGGCACCGTGGCCCCGGCGGCCGTCGCGGCGCCCGCCGGGCCCCGCCCGCTGGCCAAGCCGCCGGTGCGCAAGCTGGCCAAGGACCTGGGCGTGGACCTCGCCACGGTCGTGCCGTCCGGCCCGGACGGCATCATCACGCGCGAGGACGTGCACGCGGCGGTGGCGGCACCGGCCGCACCCACGACCCCCGAGCCCGCGGCTGCGCCGGCGCCGGTGGCCGCGGCTCCGGCTCCCGCCGTGAGCTACGACGGGGTGCGCGAGACCCGGGTCCCCGTCAAGGGCGTCCGCAAGGCGACGGCGGCGGCGATGGTCGGCTCGGCGTTCACGGCCCCGCACGTCACGGAGTTCGTGACGGTGGACGTGACGCGCACGATGAAGCTGGTCGAGGAGCTCAAGCAGGACAAGGACATGCAGGGGCTGCGGGTCAACCCGCTGCTGCTGATCGCCAAGGCCCTGCTGGTCGCCATCAAGCGCAACCCGGAGATCAACGCGTCCTGGGACGAGGCGGCTCAGGAGATCGTCCTGAAGCACTACGTCAACCTGGGCATCGCGGCGGCGACCCCGCGCGGCCTGATCGTGCCGAACATCAAGGACGCCCACGCCAAGACGCTGCCGCAGCTCGCGGAGGCGCTCGGCGAGCTGGTGGCCACGGCCCGCGAGGGCAGGACGTCCCCGGCGGCCATGCAGGGCGGCACGGTGACGATCACCAACGTCGGCGTCTTCGGCGTCGACACCGGCACGCCGATCCTCAACCCCGGCGAGTCGGCGATCCTCGCGGTCGGCGCGATCAAGCTCCAGCCGTGGGTCCACAAGGGCAAGGTCAAGCCCCGCCAGGTCACCACGCTGGCGCTCAGCTTCGACCACCGCCTGGTCGACGGCGAACTCGGCTCCAAGGTCCTGGCCGACGTGGCCGCGATCCTGGAACAGCCGAAGCGACTGATCACCTGGGCGTAG
- a CDS encoding alpha-ketoacid dehydrogenase subunit beta, with translation MAAEKMALAKAINESLRRALDTDPKVLIMGEDVGKLGGVFRVTDGLQKDFGESRVIDTPLAESGIVGTAIGLALRGYRPVVEIQFDGFVFPAYDQIVTQLAKMHARSLGKVKLPVVIRIPYGGGIGAVEHHSESPEALFAHVAGLKIVSPSNASDAYWMMQQAIQSDDPVIYFEPKRRYWDKAEVNTEAIPNPLHKAQVVREGTDLTLAAYGPMVKLCQEVAAAAAEEGKSLEVLDLRSVSPIDFDAIQASVERTRRLVVVHEAPVFFGSGAEIAARITERCFYHLEAPVLRVGGYHAPYPPARLEESYLPDLDRVLDAVDRSLAY, from the coding sequence ATGGCTGCTGAGAAGATGGCCCTGGCCAAGGCGATCAACGAGTCGCTGCGCCGCGCCCTGGACACCGACCCCAAGGTCCTCATCATGGGCGAGGACGTCGGCAAGCTCGGCGGCGTGTTCCGGGTGACGGACGGCCTCCAGAAGGACTTCGGCGAGAGCCGCGTCATCGACACCCCGCTCGCCGAGTCCGGCATCGTCGGCACCGCGATCGGCCTCGCCCTGCGCGGCTACCGCCCGGTGGTCGAGATCCAGTTCGACGGCTTCGTGTTCCCGGCGTACGACCAGATCGTCACGCAGCTCGCGAAGATGCACGCCCGCTCGCTGGGCAAGGTCAAGCTCCCGGTCGTCATCCGCATCCCCTACGGCGGTGGCATCGGCGCGGTCGAGCACCACTCGGAGTCCCCCGAGGCGCTGTTCGCGCACGTGGCGGGTCTGAAGATCGTCAGCCCCTCCAACGCGTCGGACGCGTACTGGATGATGCAGCAGGCCATCCAGAGCGACGACCCGGTGATCTACTTCGAGCCCAAGCGGCGCTACTGGGACAAGGCCGAGGTCAACACGGAGGCCATCCCGAACCCGCTGCACAAGGCGCAGGTCGTCCGCGAGGGCACGGACCTGACCCTGGCGGCCTACGGCCCGATGGTGAAGCTCTGCCAGGAGGTCGCCGCCGCGGCCGCCGAGGAGGGCAAGTCCCTGGAGGTCCTGGACCTGCGCTCGGTCTCCCCGATCGACTTCGACGCCATCCAGGCCTCGGTGGAGCGGACGCGCCGCCTCGTCGTCGTTCACGAGGCACCGGTGTTCTTCGGCTCCGGCGCGGAGATCGCCGCCCGGATCACCGAGCGCTGCTTCTACCACCTGGAGGCCCCCGTGCTGCGGGTCGGCGGCTACCACGCCCCGTACCCGCCGGCCCGCCTGGAGGAGTCCTACCTGCCGGACCTGGACCGCGTGCTCGACGCCGTCGACCGCTCGCTGGCGTACTGA
- the pdhA gene encoding pyruvate dehydrogenase (acetyl-transferring) E1 component subunit alpha, translating into MTVESTAARTPRRSAGSKAGATGTKAAGTRRRTGAKKSADPELVQLLTPEGKRVKNAEYDKYVAGITAEELRGLYRDMVLTRRFDAEATALQRQGELGLWASLLGQEAAQIGSGRATREDDYVFPTYREHGVAWCRGVDPTNLLGMFRGVNNGGWDPNGNNFHLYTIVIGSQALHATGYAMGVAKDGADSAVIAYFGDGASSQGDVAEAFTFSAVYNAPVVFFCQNNQWAISEPTEKQTRVPLYQRAAGFGFPGVRVDGNDVLACLAVTKWALERARSGEGPTLVEAYTYRMGAHTTSDDPTRYRGDEERLAWEAKDPILRLRRHLEAAHHADEGFFEELEAESEALGKRVREAVRAMPDPDLFAIFENVYADGHALVDEERAQFAAYQASFADAEGV; encoded by the coding sequence GTGACCGTGGAGAGCACTGCCGCGCGCACACCGCGACGCAGCGCCGGAAGCAAGGCCGGCGCGACCGGCACGAAAGCCGCAGGCACCAGGCGGCGTACCGGCGCCAAGAAGAGCGCCGACCCCGAACTCGTGCAGTTGCTGACGCCCGAGGGCAAGCGCGTCAAGAACGCCGAGTACGACAAGTACGTCGCCGGCATCACCGCCGAGGAGCTTCGCGGCCTGTACCGCGACATGGTGCTCACCCGCCGCTTCGACGCCGAGGCCACCGCCCTGCAGCGCCAGGGCGAACTGGGTCTGTGGGCCTCGCTGCTCGGCCAGGAGGCCGCCCAGATCGGCTCCGGCCGTGCCACCCGCGAGGACGACTACGTCTTCCCGACCTACCGTGAACACGGCGTCGCCTGGTGCCGCGGGGTGGATCCGACCAACCTGCTCGGCATGTTCCGGGGTGTGAACAACGGCGGTTGGGACCCCAACGGCAACAACTTCCACCTCTACACGATCGTCATCGGCTCCCAGGCGCTGCACGCCACCGGCTACGCGATGGGCGTCGCCAAGGACGGCGCCGACTCCGCGGTCATCGCCTACTTCGGCGACGGCGCCTCCAGCCAGGGCGACGTGGCCGAGGCCTTCACCTTCTCCGCGGTCTACAACGCCCCCGTGGTGTTCTTCTGCCAGAACAACCAGTGGGCGATCTCCGAGCCGACCGAGAAGCAGACCCGCGTCCCGCTCTACCAGCGCGCGGCGGGCTTCGGCTTCCCCGGCGTCCGCGTCGACGGCAACGACGTACTGGCCTGCCTCGCCGTCACCAAGTGGGCCCTGGAGCGTGCCCGCAGCGGCGAGGGCCCCACCCTGGTCGAGGCGTACACCTACCGCATGGGCGCCCACACCACCTCCGACGACCCCACCCGCTACCGGGGGGACGAGGAGCGCCTGGCCTGGGAGGCGAAGGACCCGATCCTGCGCCTTCGCCGCCACCTGGAGGCCGCACACCACGCGGACGAGGGATTCTTCGAGGAACTCGAGGCCGAGAGCGAGGCGTTGGGCAAACGAGTGCGCGAAGCGGTCCGTGCCATGCCCGACCCGGACCTTTTCGCCATCTTCGAGAACGTGTACGCGGACGGGCATGCGCTCGTCGACGAGGAGCGCGCCCAGTTCGCCGCCTACCAGGCGTCGTTCGCGGACGCAGAGGGGGTCTGA
- a CDS encoding phosphotransferase, which yields MPHAPPLSALLRQYAAGSALTCEPVDQGLLNRGYRLCTTRGRYFLKHHFDPDTADPTAIARQHRATQRLADLGVPVAPPLTGRDGRTVAVVGGHSYALHPWIDGRHRHGGQLTTKQCARLGALLGAVHACLEQVMPPKCRTRPAASPHPVESADPADTFTLIDDLLGHVRRHRPPDAFDELAQYRLLERRTLLERHADRRPPPGGPVGWVHGDFHPFNLLYQGDAPAAIVDWDRLGVQPRAEEAVRAAAIFFVRPAGTLDLPKVRAYARAYRLAAGATPSELAAAVHRVWWERLNDFWMLRWHYERGDTRADPQFPAASALAVWWTREYGAVCGAFAE from the coding sequence GTGCCCCACGCGCCCCCTCTGAGCGCCTTGCTGCGCCAGTACGCCGCCGGTTCCGCCCTCACTTGCGAGCCGGTCGACCAGGGCCTGCTCAACCGCGGCTACCGGCTGTGCACGACCCGCGGCCGTTATTTCCTCAAGCACCACTTCGATCCGGACACCGCCGATCCCACCGCCATCGCGCGCCAGCACCGGGCCACCCAGCGCCTGGCCGACCTCGGCGTCCCGGTGGCACCGCCGCTCACCGGCCGCGACGGGCGCACGGTCGCCGTCGTCGGCGGCCACTCCTACGCCCTGCACCCCTGGATCGACGGCCGGCACCGGCACGGCGGGCAGCTCACCACCAAGCAGTGCGCCCGTCTGGGAGCACTGCTGGGAGCCGTGCACGCGTGCCTGGAGCAGGTGATGCCGCCCAAGTGCCGCACCCGCCCCGCCGCGAGTCCCCACCCCGTGGAGAGCGCCGATCCCGCCGACACCTTCACGCTGATCGACGACCTGCTCGGGCACGTACGCCGCCACCGGCCCCCGGACGCCTTCGACGAACTGGCCCAGTACCGGCTCCTGGAGCGGCGCACGCTCCTGGAACGGCACGCGGACCGGCGTCCGCCGCCCGGCGGGCCCGTCGGCTGGGTGCACGGCGACTTCCACCCCTTCAACCTGCTCTACCAGGGGGACGCCCCCGCCGCGATCGTCGACTGGGACCGGCTCGGAGTGCAGCCCCGCGCGGAGGAGGCGGTGCGCGCCGCCGCGATCTTCTTCGTCCGGCCCGCCGGCACTCTGGACCTGCCGAAGGTCAGGGCGTACGCGCGCGCGTACCGGCTGGCGGCCGGCGCCACCCCCTCGGAACTCGCGGCGGCCGTGCACCGCGTGTGGTGGGAGCGCCTGAACGACTTCTGGATGCTGCGCTGGCACTACGAGCGCGGCGACACCCGCGCGGACCCGCAGTTCCCGGCTGCCTCGGCGCTCGCGGTGTGGTGGACAAGGGAGTACGGCGCGGTGTGCGGCGCGTTCGCGGAGTGA
- a CDS encoding protein kinase, whose protein sequence is MAQQHRAQGPSDPEATGGGMSDAPEMWGNNGLVGDGRYRLTHRLGRGGMAEVFAAEDVRLGRTVAVKLLRADLAEDPVSKARFTREAQSVAGLNHHAIVAVYDSGEDQAGGQAVPYIVMELVEGRTIRDLLLNAEAPGPEQALIIVSGVLEALAYSHQHGIVHRDIKPANVIITDNGAVKVMDFGIARALHGASTTMTQTGMVMGTPQYLSPEQALGKAVDYRSDLYATGCLLYELLALRPPFTGETPLSVVYQHVQDMPVPPSQVAGGTCPPELDGLVMRSLAKEPDDRFQTAEEMRGLVQYGLQMLYDQGGHTGTWNTGPVEAHDGRHTPAAGYAGTTVMPHQADLGSGTTQIPQPILPAGYGNPDDGGFEGHGNKGSGRGKLWILAVLAVIAIAAGVALALQNTGGDTGTGVDTSKSPSNTQSTDDAQPSTSPSDTSDEQPSDTSTDRGHGSGGGNWKYTPSYRPSWTPSEPSGEQPSNEQSDPQTSNEPTDPGPPSTSQDPGVPPSDGSGDSGGGDAAGTAAGAAGNPVGGN, encoded by the coding sequence ATGGCACAGCAGCATCGCGCCCAGGGCCCGTCCGACCCCGAGGCGACTGGCGGCGGTATGTCGGACGCGCCGGAGATGTGGGGCAACAACGGCCTGGTCGGCGACGGCCGGTACCGGTTGACGCACAGACTCGGCAGGGGCGGCATGGCCGAGGTGTTCGCGGCCGAGGACGTGCGCCTCGGGCGGACCGTGGCGGTCAAGCTGCTCCGCGCAGACCTGGCCGAGGACCCTGTCTCGAAGGCCCGGTTCACACGTGAGGCCCAGTCGGTGGCCGGGCTCAACCACCACGCGATCGTCGCCGTGTACGACTCCGGCGAGGACCAGGCGGGCGGCCAGGCCGTGCCGTACATCGTGATGGAGCTGGTCGAGGGCCGCACCATCCGCGATCTGCTGCTCAACGCCGAGGCGCCCGGCCCGGAGCAGGCGCTGATCATCGTCTCCGGTGTGCTGGAGGCGCTGGCCTACTCGCACCAGCACGGCATCGTGCACCGCGACATCAAGCCGGCCAACGTCATCATCACCGACAACGGCGCCGTGAAGGTGATGGACTTCGGCATCGCCCGCGCCCTGCACGGGGCGTCCACGACGATGACGCAGACCGGCATGGTCATGGGCACTCCGCAGTACCTCTCCCCGGAGCAGGCCCTCGGCAAGGCCGTCGACTACCGCTCCGACCTGTACGCCACGGGCTGCCTGCTGTACGAACTCCTCGCGCTGCGGCCCCCGTTCACCGGCGAGACCCCGCTTTCGGTGGTCTACCAGCACGTCCAGGACATGCCGGTGCCGCCGTCGCAGGTCGCCGGCGGCACCTGCCCGCCGGAGCTCGACGGCCTGGTCATGCGCTCGCTGGCCAAGGAGCCCGACGACCGTTTCCAGACCGCCGAGGAGATGCGCGGGCTGGTCCAGTACGGGTTGCAGATGCTGTACGACCAGGGCGGCCACACCGGCACCTGGAACACCGGCCCGGTCGAGGCGCACGACGGCCGGCACACCCCGGCGGCGGGCTACGCGGGCACGACCGTGATGCCGCACCAGGCCGACCTCGGCTCCGGCACCACGCAGATCCCTCAGCCGATCCTGCCCGCCGGGTACGGCAACCCGGACGACGGCGGCTTCGAGGGGCACGGCAACAAGGGCAGCGGCCGCGGCAAGCTGTGGATCCTGGCCGTCCTCGCGGTGATCGCCATCGCCGCGGGCGTGGCACTGGCACTGCAGAACACCGGCGGTGACACCGGCACCGGCGTCGACACCAGCAAGTCGCCGTCGAACACGCAGTCCACCGACGACGCGCAGCCCAGCACCAGCCCGAGCGACACGTCGGACGAGCAGCCGTCGGACACGTCGACGGACCGGGGCCACGGCTCGGGCGGGGGCAACTGGAAGTACACGCCGTCGTACCGGCCGTCGTGGACCCCGTCGGAGCCGTCCGGCGAGCAGCCCTCCAACGAGCAGTCCGACCCGCAGACCTCCAACGAACCGACCGACCCCGGGCCTCCGTCGACCTCCCAGGACCCGGGCGTCCCGCCGAGCGACGGCTCCGGGGACAGCGGCGGTGGCGACGCCGCCGGCACCGCCGCGGGCGCGGCGGGTAACCCCGTCGGAGGCAACTGA
- a CDS encoding protein kinase — MSQDGAHGQYAGRALAGGRYQLRDLLGEGGMASVHLAYDSVLDRQVAIKTLHTELGREQAFRERFRREAQAVAKLTHTNIVSVFDTGEDDVDGMTTPYIVMEYIEGRPLGSVLEEDIRQFGAMPADKALKITADVLAALEISHEMGLVHRDIKPGNVMMTKRGVVKVMDFGIARAMQSGVTSMTQTGMVVGTPQYLSPEQALGRGVDARSDLYSVGIMLFQLVTGRLPFDADSPLAIAYAHVQEEPVAPSSINRSLPPAVDALVARALKKNPNERFPSSESMRDECLRVAASFQAAAPSIVPGAHTPSGAGVGSAVFPPVDQTSPVPQGHVQTPYQPAPTPNPYSTGAPTPASYGYPQQPGYQTPIASPYAQQQAPTPPPYAVSPQHTPPPGGGRSTRPVVIGSIAVAAIAVVGLLVALTLDTGGSGDEAKGGGGGASASTSVVEGHRGPDTSKTIDPDDCKEPREAYNDPDKVRLPDFRYKNLGSVKECLQAAGWKLKPIDVNENTYGQDTVMNQYPAADTDVDPKNMPVIQLYVSTGNPESS; from the coding sequence ATGAGCCAGGACGGCGCACACGGCCAATACGCGGGACGGGCGCTGGCCGGCGGCCGCTACCAGCTGCGCGACCTGCTCGGCGAGGGCGGCATGGCCTCGGTGCACCTCGCCTACGACTCCGTGCTCGACCGCCAGGTCGCGATCAAGACACTCCACACCGAACTCGGCCGCGAACAGGCCTTCCGCGAGCGGTTCCGCCGCGAGGCCCAGGCAGTGGCGAAGCTCACGCACACCAACATCGTCTCGGTCTTCGACACCGGCGAGGACGATGTGGACGGCATGACGACGCCGTACATCGTCATGGAGTACATCGAGGGCCGCCCCCTCGGCTCGGTGCTGGAGGAGGACATCCGGCAGTTCGGCGCGATGCCCGCCGACAAGGCGCTGAAGATCACCGCGGACGTGCTCGCCGCGCTGGAGATCAGCCACGAAATGGGCCTGGTCCACCGCGACATCAAGCCGGGCAACGTGATGATGACCAAGCGCGGCGTGGTCAAGGTCATGGACTTCGGCATCGCCCGCGCCATGCAGTCCGGCGTGACGTCGATGACGCAGACCGGCATGGTCGTCGGCACCCCGCAGTACCTCTCGCCGGAGCAGGCGCTCGGCCGGGGCGTGGACGCGCGGTCCGACCTGTACTCGGTCGGCATCATGCTGTTCCAACTGGTCACCGGGCGGCTGCCGTTCGACGCGGACTCCCCCCTGGCCATCGCGTACGCGCATGTGCAGGAGGAGCCGGTGGCGCCCTCCTCGATCAACCGCTCGCTTCCTCCGGCGGTGGACGCGCTGGTCGCCCGCGCGCTGAAGAAGAACCCCAACGAGCGTTTCCCCAGCTCCGAGTCCATGCGCGACGAGTGCCTGCGCGTGGCGGCCTCCTTCCAGGCGGCCGCGCCCAGCATCGTCCCCGGCGCCCACACGCCGAGCGGCGCGGGCGTCGGCTCGGCCGTCTTCCCGCCCGTCGACCAGACATCCCCGGTCCCCCAGGGCCATGTGCAGACGCCGTACCAGCCGGCCCCGACGCCCAATCCCTACAGCACCGGCGCCCCCACACCCGCGAGTTACGGCTACCCGCAGCAGCCCGGCTACCAGACGCCCATCGCGTCGCCGTACGCGCAGCAGCAGGCGCCGACCCCGCCGCCGTACGCCGTGTCGCCCCAGCACACGCCCCCGCCGGGCGGCGGCAGGAGCACCAGGCCCGTGGTCATCGGGTCGATCGCCGTCGCCGCCATCGCGGTGGTCGGCCTGCTCGTCGCGCTGACCCTGGACACCGGTGGCAGCGGAGACGAGGCCAAGGGCGGAGGCGGCGGCGCGAGCGCGTCCACCTCGGTGGTCGAGGGCCACCGCGGGCCGGACACCTCGAAGACGATCGACCCCGACGACTGCAAGGAGCCGCGGGAGGCGTACAACGACCCGGACAAGGTCAGGCTGCCGGACTTCCGGTACAAGAACCTCGGCTCGGTCAAGGAGTGCCTCCAGGCCGCGGGCTGGAAGCTGAAGCCGATCGACGTCAACGAGAACACGTACGGCCAGGACACGGTCATGAACCAGTACCCCGCGGCCGACACGGACGTCGACCCGAAGAACATGCCGGTGATCCAGCTCTACGTCTCGACCGGCAACCCCGAGTCGTCCTGA
- a CDS encoding bacterial proteasome activator family protein: MEMPRNERSPENPQILVVGQDGMALGGGGDDDSRETPVTEQVEQPAKVMRIGSMIKQLLEEVRAAPLDEASRVRLKEIHTSSVKELEDGLAPELVEELERLSLPFTDEGTPSDAELRIAQAQLVGWLEGLFHGIQTTLFAQQMAARAQLEQMRRALPPGIGHDGGDDPRTGGRSGGPYL; the protein is encoded by the coding sequence ATGGAGATGCCGAGGAACGAACGGTCGCCGGAGAATCCGCAGATCCTGGTCGTGGGCCAGGACGGAATGGCGCTCGGCGGCGGCGGGGACGACGACTCCCGTGAGACCCCGGTGACGGAGCAGGTGGAGCAGCCCGCGAAGGTCATGCGGATCGGCAGCATGATCAAGCAGCTTCTCGAAGAGGTGCGCGCGGCTCCCCTGGACGAGGCCAGCCGGGTCCGGTTGAAGGAGATCCACACGAGCTCGGTCAAGGAGCTGGAGGACGGCCTGGCGCCGGAACTCGTCGAGGAGCTGGAGCGGCTCTCCCTGCCGTTCACCGACGAGGGAACCCCCAGTGACGCCGAACTGCGCATCGCGCAGGCGCAGTTGGTGGGCTGGCTGGAGGGCCTCTTCCACGGGATCCAGACGACTCTGTTCGCCCAGCAGATGGCCGCCCGCGCCCAGCTGGAGCAGATGCGCCGTGCCCTGCCCCCGGGTATCGGGCACGACGGCGGCGACGACCCCCGCACGGGCGGCCGCTCGGGCGGGCCGTACCTGTAG
- a CDS encoding PadR family transcriptional regulator codes for MAIRHGLLALLADGPRHGSRLRAEFEARTGAVRPLHIGRVCAALGRLEHEGLVTREGVDGAGRVVYALAEAGRAELRAWYARPVERTDPPRDELAIKLVLAVAAPGVDVREVVEVQRRHVSESLHDYVRRRAEVLAGSLRGPGEVARLLVVERLICCAEAESRWLDHCEARLLRLDLPRADDAGK; via the coding sequence ATGGCGATACGTCATGGACTGCTGGCGCTCCTGGCGGACGGCCCCCGCCACGGCTCCCGGCTGCGCGCCGAGTTCGAGGCGCGCACGGGGGCGGTCCGACCGCTGCACATCGGCCGGGTCTGTGCCGCGCTCGGCCGCCTGGAGCACGAGGGCCTGGTCACCCGGGAGGGCGTGGACGGGGCCGGCCGGGTGGTCTACGCACTGGCCGAGGCGGGTCGCGCCGAGCTGCGGGCCTGGTACGCGCGGCCGGTGGAGCGGACGGATCCGCCGCGCGACGAGCTGGCGATCAAGCTGGTGCTGGCGGTGGCGGCGCCCGGCGTCGATGTGCGCGAGGTCGTCGAGGTACAGCGCCGGCATGTCTCCGAGTCGCTGCACGACTACGTGCGGCGGCGCGCCGAGGTCTTGGCCGGCTCGCTCAGGGGGCCGGGCGAGGTGGCCCGGCTGCTGGTCGTGGAGCGGCTGATCTGCTGTGCCGAGGCGGAGTCCCGCTGGCTGGACCACTGCGAGGCCCGTCTGCTCCGGCTGGACCTCCCCCGGGCCGACGACGCGGGGAAATGA